A window of Holophagales bacterium contains these coding sequences:
- a CDS encoding cytochrome c, which produces MTRTGRVLLVAGAVVAVGCGYALAAAVRRGFSAREEPTKAEEVVARTFRGWATPEAARRVPNPVPTGPEVLARARAHFADHCASCHGNDGSGQTPMGRRLYPRAPDMRSGETQLLTDGELFSIIRNGIRLTGMPAWGNGTPPEDVGTWELVHFIRHLPKLTPAELAEMESLNPKSPAEYEKARQIEAFLSGSGSSDASPRERSAH; this is translated from the coding sequence GTGACGCGCACAGGCCGGGTCCTCCTCGTAGCGGGAGCCGTCGTCGCCGTCGGCTGCGGGTACGCCCTCGCCGCGGCCGTCCGCCGGGGGTTCAGCGCTCGCGAGGAGCCGACGAAGGCCGAGGAGGTCGTGGCACGGACCTTCCGGGGGTGGGCGACACCGGAGGCGGCGCGCCGTGTGCCGAACCCCGTCCCCACAGGCCCCGAGGTCCTCGCCCGGGCGCGGGCACACTTCGCCGACCATTGCGCGAGCTGCCACGGGAACGACGGGAGCGGGCAGACGCCAATGGGCCGCCGCCTCTACCCGCGGGCGCCCGACATGCGTTCCGGCGAGACCCAGCTCCTCACCGACGGCGAGCTCTTCTCCATCATCAGGAATGGAATCCGCCTTACCGGCATGCCCGCGTGGGGCAATGGCACGCCGCCGGAAGATGTCGGCACGTGGGAGCTCGTCCACTTCATCCGCCACCTTCCGAAGCTCACGCCGGCCGAGCTCGCGGAGATGGAGTCCCTCAACCCGAAGAGCCCGGCCGAGTACGAGAAGGCGAGGCAGATCGAGGCGTTCCTTTCCGGCTCCGGTTCGTCCGACGCGTCCCCGCGAGAACGGAGCGCGCATTGA
- a CDS encoding multicopper oxidase domain-containing protein, giving the protein MTTARLRLTAALPLLGALAATAASPALGAVREFTLTAAASTWEISPGQKVVAWTYNQTLPGPELRVSAGDVVRVTLVNQLPEATTIHWHGVPVPHGMDGVPGVTAPAVARGARFTYEFPAPEPGTYWYHPHFSSAAQIARGLYGLLVVEPPASAPKEWDREVSLVVGELGSMPGAMGGGMGMGGGMGMGGGMSSSGMMTGTLLINGKTGPNVPDIRVRKGERVLFRMVNTGNMVHPMHLHGMSWTVTATDGFPLPSPYRKDTLPLNAGERYDGLLEADNPGTWMLHCHNLQHVGDSAAGATGLSMMVVVEP; this is encoded by the coding sequence ATGACGACCGCCCGACTCCGCCTGACCGCGGCGCTCCCCCTGCTCGGGGCTCTCGCCGCGACCGCCGCCTCCCCCGCCCTCGGCGCGGTGCGCGAGTTCACCCTCACCGCCGCCGCTTCGACCTGGGAGATCTCGCCCGGGCAGAAGGTCGTCGCCTGGACGTACAACCAGACGCTCCCCGGCCCCGAGCTGCGCGTCTCCGCCGGAGACGTCGTCAGAGTCACGCTCGTGAACCAGCTCCCCGAGGCGACGACGATCCACTGGCACGGGGTCCCCGTTCCCCACGGAATGGACGGTGTCCCGGGAGTCACCGCACCGGCCGTGGCGCGCGGTGCGCGGTTCACGTACGAGTTCCCGGCCCCCGAGCCCGGGACGTACTGGTACCACCCTCACTTCAGCTCCGCTGCTCAGATCGCCCGCGGCCTTTACGGCCTCCTCGTCGTCGAGCCGCCGGCTTCCGCGCCTAAGGAATGGGACCGCGAGGTCTCCCTCGTCGTCGGTGAGCTCGGCTCCATGCCCGGCGCGATGGGCGGCGGCATGGGGATGGGCGGAGGAATGGGAATGGGGGGCGGGATGTCCTCGTCGGGCATGATGACGGGGACGCTCCTCATCAATGGAAAGACGGGCCCGAACGTCCCCGACATCCGCGTGCGCAAGGGCGAGAGGGTCCTCTTCCGGATGGTGAACACCGGAAACATGGTCCACCCGATGCATTTGCACGGGATGAGCTGGACGGTCACGGCGACGGACGGCTTCCCGTTGCCGTCGCCCTACCGGAAGGACACGCTGCCGCTCAACGCCGGGGAGCGCTACGACGGCCTCCTCGAAGCGGACAACCCAGGAACGTGGATGCTCCACTGCCACAACCTGCAGCACGTGGGAGACAGCGCGGCGGGCGCGACCGGGCTTTCGATGATGGTCGTCGTCGAGCCGTGA
- a CDS encoding HAMP domain-containing histidine kinase gives MPRGAEREIRFSGEPGLAVQGDAALLVRVVDNLVGNALKFAPGEPVDVAVGPAGGESVCLTVRDRGPGIPPGEREEIFRRFARGGSAATVPGLGLGLALVAEIVRWHGGRIDVEAPGSGGASSASRFPRRAGA, from the coding sequence TTGCCTCGGGGGGCGGAGCGGGAGATCCGGTTCTCGGGCGAGCCCGGGCTCGCCGTACAGGGCGATGCGGCGCTCCTCGTCCGCGTCGTCGACAACCTCGTCGGCAACGCCCTGAAGTTCGCGCCCGGCGAGCCGGTCGACGTGGCGGTGGGCCCGGCCGGCGGCGAATCGGTCTGCCTCACGGTCCGCGACCGGGGGCCGGGAATCCCGCCCGGCGAGCGAGAGGAGATCTTCCGGCGATTCGCCCGCGGGGGCTCCGCGGCGACCGTCCCGGGGCTCGGTCTCGGCCTCGCCCTCGTGGCCGAGATCGTGAGGTGGCACGGGGGCCGCATCGACGTCGAGGCTCCCGGCTCGGGGGGAGCCTCTTCCGCGTCACGCTTCCCGCGGCGGGCGGGGGCGTAG
- a CDS encoding response regulator → MERTSPRATLLLVEDDVSFAFCTAEFLARRGFEAAKALDLDSALVLLAARRWAAVVTDLDLTGRHTRDGLEVVAAAARFEPRPVIFVWTGSSTTEVRQEAFRLGADLVVEKGSLWDLEARLRVCLAERPSRVASWPERGVRPRARAHRRVREDARVRIGRGKAVSAAEPSRARAPIPRPHGSLRPAFRPQRQRCAGPPAARVRAPSARAGFPLCDLP, encoded by the coding sequence ATGGAACGAACCTCTCCCCGCGCCACTCTGCTCCTGGTCGAGGACGACGTCTCGTTCGCGTTCTGTACTGCCGAGTTCCTCGCGCGGCGAGGTTTCGAGGCAGCGAAGGCTCTCGACCTCGACTCCGCCCTGGTCCTCCTGGCTGCCCGGCGCTGGGCGGCCGTCGTCACGGACCTCGACCTCACGGGACGGCACACGCGAGACGGCCTGGAAGTCGTCGCCGCGGCGGCGCGCTTCGAGCCGCGCCCCGTGATCTTCGTCTGGACGGGCTCGTCGACGACCGAGGTACGACAGGAAGCGTTCCGTCTCGGCGCCGACCTCGTCGTCGAGAAAGGGAGCCTCTGGGACCTGGAGGCCCGGCTCAGGGTATGCCTCGCGGAACGCCCCTCACGAGTCGCGTCCTGGCCGGAGCGTGGAGTCCGTCCCCGTGCCCGGGCTCACCGCAGGGTCCGAGAAGACGCCCGAGTCCGCATCGGCCGGGGGAAGGCGGTGAGCGCGGCGGAGCCCTCTCGTGCCCGCGCCCCGATTCCACGCCCTCACGGGTCTCTTCGACCCGCCTTCCGGCCCCAAAGGCAACGCTGCGCCGGGCCCCCTGCGGCCCGGGTCCGCGCTCCGTCTGCCCGGGCGGGCTTCCCCCTCTGCGATCTTCCGTGA
- a CDS encoding sigma-54-dependent Fis family transcriptional regulator, with product MPRALVIDDDDAIREMVALTLEASGFEVARARGARDARRELETARPDVILCDIYMPGGDGLSVLREVQARPAPPPVILMTARGSVETAAAAEETGAFDYLAKPFDVSVLLDRVSAALAARPAGHAPAEDGPESMIVGSHPAVVEVYKAVARVARLRVPVLVLGETGTGKELVARALHRFSGRGSGPLVPVHCGAIPDTLLESELFGHRRGAFTDASRDRRGALSQAAGGTLFLDEIGEVSAAFQVKLLRFLEDRVVTPVGAEAGEAVDVRVVAGTHRDVKGMVGEGRFREDLYYRLTGYVIRIPPLRERLSDLPALVTHFERLGRRELGLPEVATVSAAVLERLAGHTWPGNVRELSHVVRRALIDAGRLDDTAALEHALQEGAGPAAASSWSRPIGGEPLPATPPTLEEVERHHILSVLASAGGNQTLAARLLGIERKTLARKLRAAGGPVAEGGEGEER from the coding sequence ATGCCGCGTGCCCTCGTCATCGACGACGACGACGCCATCCGGGAGATGGTGGCCCTGACCCTCGAGGCGAGCGGGTTCGAGGTGGCGCGCGCCCGCGGAGCGCGCGACGCGCGGAGGGAGCTCGAGACGGCCCGCCCGGACGTGATTCTCTGCGACATCTACATGCCCGGGGGCGACGGCCTGTCGGTGCTTCGCGAGGTCCAGGCGCGGCCGGCGCCGCCTCCGGTGATCCTGATGACGGCGCGCGGCTCGGTGGAGACGGCCGCCGCCGCGGAGGAGACGGGCGCCTTCGACTACCTCGCCAAGCCGTTCGACGTCTCGGTCCTCCTCGACCGCGTGTCGGCCGCCCTCGCCGCGCGGCCCGCCGGTCACGCGCCCGCCGAGGACGGCCCGGAGAGCATGATCGTCGGGTCGCACCCGGCGGTGGTCGAGGTCTACAAGGCGGTCGCGCGGGTCGCGCGCCTCCGAGTGCCCGTGCTGGTCCTCGGCGAGACGGGGACGGGGAAGGAGCTCGTCGCCCGCGCTCTCCACCGCTTCAGCGGCCGCGGCTCCGGCCCCCTCGTCCCCGTCCATTGCGGGGCGATCCCCGACACGCTCCTCGAGAGCGAGCTCTTCGGCCACCGGCGCGGCGCGTTCACCGACGCCTCGCGGGATCGCCGCGGCGCGCTGTCGCAGGCTGCGGGAGGGACGCTCTTCCTCGACGAGATCGGCGAGGTGTCCGCCGCGTTCCAGGTCAAGCTCCTGAGGTTCCTCGAGGACCGCGTCGTGACCCCCGTCGGGGCCGAGGCGGGCGAAGCGGTCGACGTGCGCGTCGTGGCGGGGACGCATCGCGACGTGAAAGGGATGGTCGGCGAGGGACGCTTCCGGGAGGACCTCTACTACCGGCTTACCGGCTACGTCATCCGAATCCCGCCGCTCCGAGAGCGGCTGAGCGACCTGCCGGCGCTCGTCACCCACTTCGAGCGCCTCGGGCGGCGAGAGCTCGGTCTCCCCGAGGTGGCGACCGTCTCGGCCGCCGTCCTCGAGAGGCTCGCCGGTCATACCTGGCCGGGAAACGTCCGGGAGCTCTCCCACGTCGTCCGCCGGGCGCTCATCGACGCCGGGCGGCTCGACGACACCGCAGCCCTCGAGCACGCGCTCCAGGAGGGCGCCGGCCCCGCGGCGGCCTCCTCGTGGTCGAGGCCGATCGGGGGGGAGCCGCTGCCCGCGACGCCGCCGACGCTGGAGGAGGTCGAGCGGCACCACATCCTCTCCGTCCTCGCGTCGGCGGGAGGGAACCAGACGCTGGCCGCGCGTTTGCTCGGCATCGAGAGGAAGACGCTCGCCCGGAAGCTGCGGGCCGCGGGAGGCCCGGTCGCCGAGGGAGGCGAAGGAGAGGAACGATGA
- a CDS encoding CHASE2 domain-containing protein gives MKATRIRAAEGLGPPLAAAFLVTLVAAAGWVDSAELLVRDALLRTRPRAAAISVAAVVVDEEAIGAVGPWPWERERLAALVDRIGAAGAAAVAIDLLLAETRPGDEALATALAARPSVLAAAPDGTKRWILPASGLRAASEVAHVSFAVDRDGVVRGFLATRQLDGLSLGAMPFAAARLLRPEIPLPVGAPIRPGFRSADEVPTWSAADVLSGSLPEGALRGRVCFVGSVAAGVGDRVVSPLSERGTPDPGVLVQAAATESLLTGDLYERLPPFVAGGLAGLLTGGATALRRRVAPRLAPAAAAVPLLAVPAGMVLLLWAGRELPLLATAFGGLAATAGPELWRLLADRRRAAVAVRRIVELEALAATLESERKDDAEARRVLAHELKTPLTSVRGLAQLLSGFDLSEERRRSVAGMVARESARLAEMVETLLDLERIKLRDFRRVFLARRPPGARPGANGAPCLGGRSGRSGSRASPGSPYRAMRRSSSASSTTSSATP, from the coding sequence GTGAAGGCGACCCGGATTCGGGCGGCTGAAGGTCTCGGCCCGCCGCTGGCGGCTGCGTTCCTCGTGACGCTCGTTGCCGCTGCGGGCTGGGTCGATTCCGCCGAGCTGCTGGTTCGGGACGCGCTCCTGCGGACCCGGCCGAGGGCGGCCGCGATATCCGTCGCGGCGGTCGTCGTCGACGAGGAGGCGATCGGCGCTGTCGGGCCGTGGCCTTGGGAGCGGGAGCGCCTGGCCGCCCTCGTGGACCGGATCGGGGCGGCAGGGGCCGCCGCCGTGGCGATCGACCTCCTCCTCGCGGAGACACGCCCGGGCGACGAGGCCCTCGCTACCGCGCTCGCGGCGAGACCGTCGGTCCTCGCCGCCGCGCCGGACGGGACAAAGCGATGGATTCTCCCCGCTTCCGGCCTGCGCGCGGCCTCAGAGGTGGCGCACGTCAGCTTCGCCGTCGATCGCGACGGCGTCGTTCGCGGCTTCCTCGCGACCCGGCAGCTCGACGGGCTCTCCCTCGGCGCGATGCCTTTCGCGGCGGCCCGGCTCCTGCGGCCGGAGATCCCCTTGCCGGTCGGGGCACCGATCCGGCCCGGCTTCCGTTCCGCGGACGAGGTGCCGACCTGGAGCGCCGCGGACGTCCTGAGCGGGAGCCTGCCGGAGGGCGCGCTCCGGGGCCGGGTCTGCTTCGTCGGCTCGGTCGCGGCAGGGGTCGGAGACCGCGTCGTGTCGCCTCTATCGGAGCGCGGAACGCCCGATCCGGGCGTCCTCGTGCAGGCGGCGGCGACCGAGTCGCTCCTGACGGGAGACCTGTACGAACGGCTCCCTCCGTTCGTTGCCGGGGGACTCGCCGGTCTCCTGACGGGTGGTGCGACGGCTCTGCGACGGCGGGTCGCGCCTCGTCTGGCTCCCGCGGCGGCCGCCGTCCCCCTGCTCGCGGTTCCGGCCGGGATGGTGTTGCTCCTCTGGGCCGGGCGGGAGCTGCCGCTCCTCGCGACGGCGTTCGGCGGCCTCGCCGCGACGGCGGGCCCCGAGCTGTGGCGCCTCCTCGCGGACCGCCGCCGGGCCGCGGTCGCGGTCCGGCGCATCGTCGAGCTCGAAGCGCTCGCCGCCACTCTCGAGAGCGAGCGAAAGGACGACGCGGAAGCGCGCCGCGTCCTGGCGCACGAGCTCAAGACGCCGCTGACGTCGGTGCGGGGGCTCGCGCAGCTCCTCTCCGGGTTCGACCTGAGCGAGGAGCGCCGCCGGTCGGTCGCCGGGATGGTCGCGCGGGAGAGCGCGCGGCTCGCGGAGATGGTGGAGACGCTCCTGGACCTCGAGAGGATCAAGCTGAGGGACTTCCGAAGGGTCTTCCTCGCTCGTCGACCTCCCGGAGCTCGTCCAGGAGCGAACGGCGCTCCTTGCCTCGGGGGGCGGAGCGGGAGATCCGGTTCTCGGGCGAGCCCGGGCTCGCCGTACAGGGCGATGCGGCGCTCCTCGTCCGCGTCGTCGACAACCTCGTCGGCAACGCCCTGA
- a CDS encoding FecR domain-containing protein: MKLILPLAALAAGILAAIEPGTPAYRFDEVKSKVLRAPGGDEAAEVRVAAGDVAAAGDLVRTGFWGKAVLSVPERKARFEIGSSTRARLAAGAPGVLLTVERGRLKAFFEALTDGSAEARTVAAPGALLAVRGTRYGLEVAKDGRSFLAVFEGTVEVRPTKAGAAPVLVRADEACTFGPMAAPRSTPMRSMGMSEHSWGMHGGTGMSSGSEHGMPGAAPDGKMPQSHGGGSHGSTPMGPKGH; this comes from the coding sequence ATGAAGCTCATCCTGCCGCTGGCCGCGCTCGCCGCCGGCATCCTGGCCGCGATCGAGCCCGGGACGCCGGCCTACCGTTTCGACGAGGTGAAGAGCAAGGTGCTGCGCGCCCCGGGAGGCGACGAGGCGGCCGAGGTGCGGGTCGCCGCCGGGGACGTGGCCGCGGCCGGAGACCTCGTCCGGACCGGGTTCTGGGGAAAGGCGGTGCTCTCCGTGCCGGAGCGGAAGGCGCGCTTCGAGATCGGTTCGAGCACGCGCGCCCGGCTCGCGGCCGGGGCCCCGGGCGTCCTTCTCACGGTGGAGAGGGGGCGCCTCAAGGCCTTCTTCGAGGCGCTGACCGACGGATCGGCCGAAGCGCGGACGGTCGCCGCGCCCGGTGCCCTCCTCGCCGTCCGCGGGACGCGGTACGGGCTGGAGGTGGCGAAAGACGGGCGCTCGTTCCTCGCAGTTTTCGAGGGGACGGTGGAAGTGAGGCCGACGAAGGCCGGTGCGGCTCCGGTCCTCGTGCGGGCCGACGAGGCCTGCACGTTCGGCCCGATGGCGGCGCCGCGATCGACGCCGATGAGGTCGATGGGGATGAGCGAGCACTCCTGGGGAATGCACGGCGGTACGGGCATGTCCTCCGGGTCCGAGCACGGGATGCCGGGCGCGGCGCCGGACGGGAAGATGCCCCAGAGCCACGGGGGCGGCTCGCACGGCAGCACCCCGATGGGACCGAAGGGCCATTGA